In a genomic window of Bradyrhizobium ontarionense:
- a CDS encoding cupin-like domain-containing protein, which yields MTSKIPRAYTLTQRRFVEEFLQGNQPVIVTGEATRWPAHGKWSPEYLVDRFGERDVLVYNSLFSLTDMTTLSDYVKRNFNKPDQKTHEYIRWYSRLSDLEIPWSDSVFDELSKDWQHPSFLPSSSYLLPFCTAPEHVSAAENFFPYRGLFISARSARTRLHRDPLGSQAILWQVYGEKDVTFYHPKHDRLLRDGREFFDPISPDANKFPRHADATPVFRDTLEPGEILFIPDGWFHDVTCLSDSISVTWNFVCDARAEPFLECLENEAGGGELDAVRFFLAGMIDRGISASEIARVVRRHLASRAAHA from the coding sequence ATGACGAGCAAGATCCCCAGAGCTTACACGCTGACGCAGCGCCGGTTCGTGGAAGAGTTCTTGCAAGGCAATCAGCCAGTCATTGTTACCGGCGAGGCGACAAGATGGCCTGCTCACGGCAAGTGGTCTCCCGAATACCTCGTCGATCGTTTTGGCGAGAGGGACGTTCTGGTCTACAACTCGCTGTTCTCGTTGACTGACATGACGACTTTGTCGGATTACGTGAAGCGTAATTTCAACAAGCCCGACCAGAAAACGCACGAGTATATCCGCTGGTACTCGCGCTTGAGCGACCTTGAAATACCCTGGTCGGATTCCGTGTTTGACGAGCTTTCGAAGGATTGGCAGCATCCATCCTTTTTGCCCTCGAGTTCCTACCTGCTTCCGTTCTGTACCGCCCCGGAGCACGTCTCGGCAGCCGAGAATTTCTTTCCCTATCGCGGATTGTTCATCAGCGCCCGAAGCGCCAGGACGAGGCTTCATCGTGACCCGCTCGGAAGCCAGGCGATCCTGTGGCAGGTTTATGGAGAGAAGGACGTCACGTTCTATCATCCGAAGCACGACAGACTGCTACGTGACGGTCGAGAGTTCTTCGATCCGATAAGCCCCGACGCGAACAAGTTTCCCAGGCATGCAGACGCAACGCCCGTGTTCCGGGATACGCTTGAGCCGGGCGAAATCCTGTTCATTCCAGACGGCTGGTTCCACGATGTGACATGCCTCTCCGATTCCATATCGGTGACATGGAACTTCGTCTGCGATGCGCGAGCCGAGCCGTTCCTTGAATGTCTGGAGAATGAAGCCGGCGGCGGCGAGCTCGATGCCGTCCGGTTCTTTCTGGCCGGCATGATCGATCGGGGTATTTCCGCGTCCGAGATCGC